One window of Mesorhizobium loti R88b genomic DNA carries:
- a CDS encoding ABC transporter permease, whose amino-acid sequence MASEMAQPGLWARVQRAAVERLHIRLESLLVLVALSAVMAVLSPYFLSFSNFLNILLATSTIGVLAIAATFVIGSGGLDLSLGSVMGLSGVAGAFVAVNLGWWSPLAVVACIIAGGIAGYINGQLVTRAFVPAFIVTLGMLGLARGLALVISQGRAIYGLPPEIVYIGQGRPFGVPMPVILLVLTAIVAHCLLAYTRFGRHTLAVGDSEGAARAAGIRVEHHRRIIYTLSGALAGLAGLLFTARVNAGDPTAGINYELTAITAAIIGGTNLFGGRASILGTMIGALIMGVLQNGLTLLAVQSYYQQMAIGAVLILAVFIDQYQVRKESRV is encoded by the coding sequence ATGGCTTCTGAAATGGCGCAGCCCGGTCTCTGGGCACGGGTGCAACGCGCAGCCGTCGAACGGCTTCACATCAGGCTGGAATCGTTGCTGGTGCTGGTGGCGCTCAGTGCTGTCATGGCGGTGCTGTCGCCGTACTTCCTGTCGTTCAGCAATTTCCTCAACATCCTGCTCGCCACCTCGACGATCGGGGTGCTGGCGATCGCCGCCACCTTCGTCATCGGCTCGGGCGGGCTCGATCTGTCGCTGGGTTCGGTGATGGGCCTGTCCGGCGTCGCCGGCGCTTTCGTCGCCGTCAATCTTGGCTGGTGGTCGCCGCTGGCGGTTGTCGCCTGCATCATCGCCGGTGGCATTGCCGGCTATATCAACGGGCAGTTGGTGACGCGCGCGTTCGTGCCGGCCTTCATCGTCACGCTCGGCATGCTGGGTCTGGCCCGCGGGCTGGCGCTGGTGATCTCGCAGGGCAGGGCGATCTACGGCCTGCCGCCCGAGATCGTCTATATCGGCCAGGGCCGTCCGTTCGGCGTGCCGATGCCGGTCATCCTTCTGGTGCTGACGGCCATCGTCGCGCACTGCCTGCTCGCTTACACGCGCTTTGGCCGCCACACGCTGGCGGTGGGTGACAGCGAGGGGGCTGCGCGCGCCGCCGGCATCCGCGTCGAGCATCACCGCCGCATCATCTACACGCTATCGGGCGCGCTTGCCGGTCTCGCCGGCCTGCTGTTTACGGCCCGCGTCAATGCCGGCGACCCGACGGCCGGCATCAATTACGAGCTCACCGCGATCACCGCGGCGATCATCGGCGGCACCAATCTGTTCGGCGGCCGCGCCTCGATCCTCGGCACCATGATCGGCGCGCTGATCATGGGCGTGCTGCAGAACGGGCTGACACTGCTCGCCGTCCAATCCTACTACCAGCAGATGGCGATCGGCGCCGTGCTGATCCTGGCGGTCTTCATCGACCAGTACCAGGTGCGCAAGGAGTCACGCGTATGA
- a CDS encoding ATP-binding cassette domain-containing protein: MTLLSLQGIRKSFGAVDVLHGVDLSVEAGEVIGLVGDNGAGKSTLMKTITGIYRADAGSIQLDGRDILPLDPGQRRRLGIEMIYQDLSLAKQQDVAANIFLGREPVKKLFGFIPGFVDKAQMDREATKMIERLGAHLPSINRSVGSFSGGQQQTVAIARALTFNPKLVIMDEPTAALAVREVQSVLDLIRRLKSEGIAVILISHRLNDVLAVTDRIVVLRHGRAEANLVTAKTNMNEVVGRIVGGGDTSAAAAHEQRG; this comes from the coding sequence ATGACCCTCCTTAGCCTGCAAGGCATCCGCAAGAGCTTCGGCGCCGTCGACGTGCTGCATGGCGTCGACCTCTCGGTCGAGGCCGGGGAAGTGATCGGACTGGTCGGCGACAATGGCGCCGGCAAGTCGACGCTGATGAAGACCATCACCGGCATCTACCGCGCCGATGCCGGCTCCATCCAGCTCGACGGCCGGGACATCCTGCCGCTCGATCCCGGCCAGCGGCGAAGGCTCGGCATCGAGATGATCTACCAGGACCTGTCGCTGGCCAAGCAGCAGGATGTGGCCGCCAACATCTTCCTCGGCCGCGAGCCGGTGAAGAAACTGTTCGGCTTCATTCCCGGCTTTGTCGACAAGGCGCAGATGGATCGTGAGGCGACGAAGATGATCGAGCGGCTGGGCGCACACCTGCCGTCGATCAACCGCTCGGTCGGCTCGTTCTCGGGCGGCCAGCAGCAAACGGTGGCGATCGCGCGTGCGCTGACCTTCAACCCGAAGCTCGTCATCATGGACGAGCCGACGGCTGCTCTTGCCGTGCGCGAGGTGCAGAGCGTGCTCGACCTCATCCGCCGGCTGAAGTCGGAAGGCATCGCCGTCATCCTGATCTCGCATCGGCTAAACGACGTGCTGGCGGTCACCGACCGCATCGTGGTGCTGCGCCACGGCCGCGCCGAGGCCAATCTCGTGACCGCGAAAACCAACATGAACGAAGTCGTCGGCCGCATCGTCGGCGGCGGCGACACCAGCGCCGCGGCGGCGCACGAACAGAGAGGCTGA
- a CDS encoding hydroxyacid dehydrogenase, with protein MPNKDLPLVISAPEPRTLELIFTPPQLARLKAYYRIVETTAEGVAKLPADVLGEARYIIGQPPISPETLASMTALRCVFNVETNLINNMPYETLFARGIHVVTTGLVFAEPVAELGLAMALNLARNIVDADLAFRKGEELWGGDGNLTARLLSGADVGIIGFGDLGRALNRLLSGFRTRTKVFDPWLPPSILIDNGVEPASLDDVLTSSDFVFVVASVTSENQGFLGADAFASMRKGAAFILLSRAGVVDFPALMAAVKSGHIVAASDVFPEEPLAPDHPVRTIPGFLRSAHRAGALDIAFKRMGDMVLEDMDLIDRGLPPLRSKRAERETVSRMRSKPADRN; from the coding sequence ATGCCAAACAAGGATTTGCCGCTGGTCATCAGCGCGCCGGAACCACGCACGCTCGAGCTGATCTTCACGCCGCCGCAGCTGGCGCGCCTCAAGGCGTATTACCGCATTGTCGAGACGACCGCCGAGGGCGTGGCGAAACTGCCGGCCGATGTGCTCGGTGAGGCCCGCTATATCATCGGCCAGCCGCCGATCTCGCCTGAGACACTGGCAAGCATGACGGCGCTGCGCTGCGTCTTCAATGTCGAGACCAACCTCATCAACAATATGCCCTACGAGACGCTGTTTGCGCGCGGCATCCATGTCGTCACCACCGGCCTGGTCTTCGCCGAGCCGGTGGCCGAGCTTGGCCTTGCCATGGCACTCAACCTCGCCCGCAACATCGTCGATGCCGACCTCGCCTTCCGCAAGGGCGAAGAGCTGTGGGGCGGCGACGGCAATCTGACGGCGCGGCTCTTGTCCGGCGCCGATGTCGGCATCATCGGCTTCGGCGATCTCGGCCGCGCGCTGAACCGGCTGCTGTCGGGCTTCCGCACCCGCACAAAAGTCTTCGACCCCTGGCTGCCGCCGTCGATCCTCATCGACAATGGCGTCGAGCCGGCCTCGCTTGACGATGTCCTGACATCGAGTGACTTCGTCTTCGTCGTCGCCTCGGTGACCTCCGAGAACCAGGGCTTTCTCGGCGCGGACGCTTTCGCAAGCATGCGCAAAGGCGCCGCCTTCATCCTGCTCAGCCGCGCCGGCGTCGTCGACTTCCCCGCGCTGATGGCGGCGGTGAAGAGCGGCCACATCGTCGCCGCCAGCGACGTCTTCCCCGAAGAGCCGCTGGCGCCGGATCATCCGGTCCGTACCATCCCCGGCTTCCTGCGCTCCGCCCACCGCGCCGGCGCGCTCGACATCGCCTTCAAGCGCATGGGCGACATGGTGCTGGAAGACATGGACCTGATCGACCGCGGCCTGCCGCCGCTGCGCTCCAAACGCGCCGAGCGCGAGACAGTGTCGAGGATGCGCTCGAAGCCGGCGGATCGAAACTGA
- a CDS encoding sugar phosphate isomerase/epimerase family protein, whose translation MNIFGLHTFAIAPVWDLDLIEPQMERLKGLGIGLLEIPLLRPEEIDTKRTRAFAERWNVELIPSLGLPASLDVVARPDEALAFLEPAFGVCQAVGSAALGGVTYGTIGKTSGRAPTEEEIDGMCRFLVRAAKAAKAHGLRLGIEPCNRYETHLINRGVDATDIIERVGADNIFIHLDTYHMHIEEESFEAGFRAAAPYLGYVHVSEANRGVPGRGMLNWAACMKAIADIGYTGAITLESMNHVDVDIAGGLAVWRPVAENPDDVIGVGLPFVREAARKAGLQLG comes from the coding sequence ATGAATATTTTTGGACTGCATACGTTTGCGATTGCCCCGGTCTGGGACCTCGACCTGATCGAGCCGCAGATGGAGCGGCTGAAGGGGCTGGGCATCGGCCTGCTGGAAATTCCGCTGCTACGTCCAGAGGAGATCGACACCAAGCGTACGCGCGCCTTCGCGGAACGCTGGAATGTCGAGCTTATTCCGTCGCTTGGCCTGCCGGCTTCACTCGATGTGGTGGCGCGGCCGGACGAGGCGCTGGCCTTTCTCGAACCGGCCTTCGGCGTGTGCCAAGCGGTCGGCAGTGCGGCGCTTGGCGGCGTCACCTATGGCACGATCGGCAAGACGTCCGGCCGCGCGCCGACGGAAGAAGAGATCGACGGCATGTGCCGGTTCCTGGTGCGCGCCGCCAAGGCCGCCAAGGCGCATGGGCTGAGGCTCGGCATCGAGCCCTGCAACCGCTACGAGACGCACCTGATCAATCGCGGCGTCGACGCCACTGATATCATCGAACGCGTCGGCGCCGACAATATCTTCATCCATCTCGACACCTATCACATGCATATCGAGGAGGAGAGTTTCGAGGCCGGCTTCCGGGCGGCGGCGCCCTATCTCGGCTACGTTCATGTCTCGGAAGCCAATCGCGGCGTGCCCGGACGCGGCATGCTCAACTGGGCGGCCTGCATGAAGGCGATCGCCGATATCGGCTACACCGGCGCCATCACGCTGGAAAGCATGAACCATGTCGATGTCGACATTGCTGGCGGCTTGGCGGTGTGGCGGCCGGTGGCGGAGAACCCGGACGATGTGATCGGTGTGGGGTTGCCGTTCGTGCGCGAGGCGGCGCGGAAGGCCGGGCTGCAGCTGGGGTGA
- a CDS encoding FAD-dependent oxidoreductase, translated as MTSGKGRDMTIAAAGPAEVDVAIIGAGMAGTTLAMVLGNAGRKVALIDPHRIHHEEFRAEKIGMSQMRQFEKLGLDKTIMPLVTPMNDIHVFRLGQLFAREHKWEYAFSYGALINGLRDALPPQVPLTVGKVAEVSTGPDRQRLVLVDGTVIDARLLVVATGYSEAIRRAIGVERIELSKAHSMAMGFDLAISREDCPYEAVTSYGKRAADRIAYISVFPIGNKMRANVFLYRNLAESWTKAFREAPQKMLCELMPEIAAQCGNFEIAGPVDVRQVSLAKTQGHRRDGVVFVGDAFWTTCPTPGIGIGRVMTDIDQLSTVHIPQWLETPGMTADKINAFYDDPIKVASDEEGMRVSIYAKQITIETGLEWRVRRLRNNTARQLMIIGRKVRHLGLRREPGMA; from the coding sequence ATGACCAGCGGAAAGGGTAGAGACATGACTATCGCCGCGGCTGGCCCGGCCGAAGTGGACGTGGCGATCATTGGCGCCGGAATGGCCGGCACCACCCTGGCAATGGTGTTGGGAAACGCCGGCCGCAAGGTGGCGCTGATCGATCCGCACCGCATCCACCACGAGGAGTTCCGGGCCGAGAAGATCGGCATGAGCCAGATGCGACAGTTCGAGAAACTCGGTCTCGACAAGACGATCATGCCTCTCGTCACCCCGATGAACGACATCCATGTCTTCCGTCTCGGCCAGTTGTTCGCACGGGAACACAAGTGGGAATACGCCTTTTCCTATGGCGCGCTGATTAACGGCCTGCGCGATGCGTTGCCGCCGCAAGTGCCGTTGACGGTCGGCAAGGTCGCCGAGGTCTCGACCGGACCGGACCGGCAGCGTCTGGTGCTGGTCGACGGTACCGTCATCGATGCACGCCTGCTGGTGGTGGCCACCGGCTACAGTGAAGCGATACGGCGCGCCATCGGCGTCGAGCGCATCGAGCTGTCGAAGGCGCATTCGATGGCGATGGGGTTCGACCTCGCAATATCGCGGGAGGACTGCCCCTATGAGGCCGTGACCTCCTACGGCAAGCGTGCCGCGGACCGCATCGCCTACATCAGCGTCTTTCCCATCGGCAACAAGATGCGGGCGAACGTATTCCTCTATCGCAACCTGGCCGAATCCTGGACGAAGGCGTTTCGCGAGGCGCCGCAGAAGATGCTCTGTGAACTGATGCCCGAAATCGCGGCGCAGTGCGGCAACTTCGAGATAGCAGGTCCCGTCGACGTCAGGCAGGTCAGTCTGGCCAAAACGCAAGGCCATCGCCGCGACGGCGTCGTCTTCGTCGGTGACGCGTTCTGGACGACATGCCCGACGCCGGGCATCGGCATCGGCCGGGTGATGACCGATATCGATCAACTCAGCACGGTCCACATTCCGCAATGGCTCGAAACGCCGGGGATGACAGCAGACAAGATCAACGCCTTCTACGACGACCCGATCAAGGTCGCTTCGGATGAGGAAGGCATGCGCGTGAGCATCTACGCCAAGCAGATCACCATCGAAACCGGACTGGAATGGCGCGTGCGGCGCCTGCGCAACAACACGGCGCGTCAGCTGATGATCATCGGCCGCAAGGTACGCCATTTGGGACTGCGGCGGGAGCCCGGAATGGCATGA
- a CDS encoding sugar ABC transporter substrate-binding protein: MPAFIPKINRFTLAFGVAMALCAATSAKADDAEYGVLMKTLANPFWGAMSQGVEAGAKGAGVKIFEQAAESDQAAEPQLNLCNTMLERKPAAMITAAINSTNLLPCLKVAQEAGVKIVDLDNNLDQAVLDKEGIKVTFHIGSDNNAAGAQGAEYLVSKLGKDAKGPVLVIEGLSGNITGEKRAKGFADKLKELAPGLEIVASLPGDWDRGKAASIATDTLTAHPDLVAIFCANDGMALGAVESVYAAGKGPQVTIIGVDGNSDAVKSIKEGRLNASVAQLPYLVGKQAVENVKKALAGEKVEDSIAVPTLVLTKEVIDAGKEPMLEYVK; encoded by the coding sequence ATGCCAGCTTTCATCCCGAAGATAAATCGATTTACTCTTGCTTTTGGCGTCGCCATGGCGCTTTGCGCGGCGACTTCGGCCAAGGCCGACGATGCCGAATACGGTGTGCTGATGAAGACGCTGGCCAATCCGTTCTGGGGCGCGATGAGCCAGGGCGTCGAGGCCGGTGCCAAGGGCGCTGGCGTGAAGATCTTCGAGCAGGCGGCCGAGAGCGACCAGGCGGCCGAGCCGCAGCTCAACCTTTGCAACACCATGCTGGAGCGCAAGCCGGCGGCGATGATCACGGCGGCCATCAACTCGACCAACCTTTTGCCGTGCCTGAAGGTGGCGCAGGAGGCCGGCGTCAAGATCGTCGACCTCGACAACAATCTCGACCAGGCGGTGCTCGACAAGGAAGGCATCAAGGTCACCTTCCACATCGGCTCCGACAACAATGCCGCCGGCGCGCAAGGTGCGGAGTATCTCGTCTCCAAGCTCGGCAAGGACGCCAAGGGTCCGGTGCTGGTGATCGAGGGCCTGTCGGGCAACATCACCGGCGAGAAACGCGCCAAGGGCTTTGCCGACAAGTTGAAGGAACTGGCGCCGGGGCTAGAAATCGTCGCCTCGCTGCCGGGTGACTGGGATCGCGGCAAGGCGGCCTCGATCGCCACCGACACGCTGACGGCGCATCCCGACCTCGTCGCCATCTTCTGCGCCAATGACGGCATGGCGCTGGGCGCGGTGGAATCCGTCTACGCCGCCGGCAAGGGTCCGCAGGTGACGATCATCGGCGTCGACGGCAATTCGGACGCCGTGAAGTCGATCAAGGAAGGCCGCCTGAACGCCTCGGTGGCGCAGCTGCCCTATCTCGTCGGCAAGCAGGCGGTCGAAAACGTCAAGAAGGCGCTGGCCGGCGAGAAAGTCGAAGACAGCATCGCCGTGCCGACCCTGGTGCTGACCAAAGAGGTCATCGACGCCGGCAAGGAGCCGATGCTGGAATATGTGAAGTAG
- a CDS encoding M15 family metallopeptidase, whose translation MRYSTQQMRDAWAQYLGQENIMALVPFGPTRLRVAPPSVDAWRALEAVLDKYSYQIRKSDTAAYANRAITGGTKPSLHAYGIAADVDWQTNPYKKTPDKRQVIFSNKPSQDERALDVRFGRADTDMTPQMIDEVLGIVTVGKQGVFAWGGNFRSSKDTMHFQLDVTPEELSTGIDWPGAGQPDASPPPTTGDQPEPATPAAGTQGGASMNRAVFYNEIRDDLFGGALSKAQVAGMEDVLNVRDRLYPSCDDRWLAYILATVYHETGRRMVPVREGFASTDDGAIAAVTRLFNEGKIRVNYAIPVNGVSYFGRGRVQNTWLANYRKLETRFQQPFVNNPGLLISRPDIDAEVTVTGHVEGIWTGRKLSDFINNAGCDYTGARSIVSSDRAGDIAGYAVNFENAIRAAAAAGAPVSPAAPQPAPTPTAPDPQSPQPQGGPTVPSAPDQSLATIVLSLQKLLSDIKGLQGGQSGASQNLAGIPSSDIDQIIALLQAIQNPGQGSTDTGTRPLGQVNGALGQTIGNLLDGKKSAIGILGAAATSILSSAAPGSTLGTVAASIPALAGSSSTLLPLFLAMAAWGALGKGEKWLQPAPTSPRAK comes from the coding sequence TTGCGCTATTCAACGCAGCAAATGAGAGATGCCTGGGCCCAATACCTTGGCCAGGAAAATATTATGGCGTTGGTGCCATTCGGTCCAACGCGTCTCAGGGTTGCTCCGCCATCCGTCGACGCCTGGCGGGCGCTTGAGGCGGTCCTCGACAAATACAGCTACCAGATCCGCAAGAGCGACACCGCCGCCTATGCCAACCGGGCCATAACCGGGGGAACAAAACCGAGCCTGCATGCCTACGGCATCGCGGCCGATGTCGACTGGCAGACAAATCCCTACAAGAAGACCCCCGACAAGCGACAGGTTATCTTCTCCAACAAGCCCAGCCAGGACGAGCGCGCGCTCGATGTTCGTTTCGGCAGGGCTGATACCGATATGACGCCACAGATGATTGACGAGGTCCTGGGCATCGTCACGGTTGGGAAGCAGGGGGTCTTTGCGTGGGGCGGCAATTTCAGGTCGTCGAAAGACACCATGCACTTCCAGCTCGATGTCACGCCTGAAGAACTTTCAACCGGCATTGACTGGCCGGGCGCCGGCCAGCCCGACGCCTCGCCGCCACCGACGACCGGTGATCAGCCTGAGCCGGCAACGCCCGCCGCAGGAACGCAAGGGGGAGCATCAATGAACCGCGCCGTGTTCTACAACGAAATTCGAGACGATCTGTTTGGCGGCGCCCTCAGCAAGGCCCAGGTTGCCGGGATGGAGGACGTGCTCAATGTGCGCGACCGGCTCTATCCGTCCTGCGACGATCGCTGGCTCGCCTACATCCTGGCCACCGTCTATCATGAGACGGGCCGGCGCATGGTGCCGGTCCGCGAAGGCTTTGCCAGCACGGACGACGGTGCGATCGCCGCGGTGACCAGGCTCTTCAACGAAGGCAAGATCCGGGTGAACTACGCCATACCGGTCAACGGGGTCAGTTATTTTGGCCGGGGCCGCGTGCAAAACACCTGGCTCGCCAACTATCGAAAGCTGGAAACGCGCTTTCAGCAGCCATTCGTCAACAATCCTGGGCTGCTGATCTCTCGCCCGGACATTGATGCCGAAGTGACGGTCACAGGACATGTCGAAGGAATTTGGACGGGCCGCAAACTGTCCGATTTCATCAACAATGCCGGATGCGACTATACGGGCGCGCGAAGCATTGTCAGCAGCGACCGGGCGGGTGATATCGCAGGCTACGCGGTGAACTTCGAGAACGCCATCCGCGCCGCGGCCGCCGCCGGTGCGCCGGTTTCACCAGCCGCGCCGCAACCGGCACCAACTCCGACTGCGCCAGATCCGCAATCACCACAACCTCAGGGAGGACCAACTGTGCCGTCGGCCCCAGATCAGAGTCTAGCCACCATAGTGCTGTCGCTGCAGAAACTGCTTTCCGACATCAAGGGCCTGCAGGGCGGTCAATCCGGCGCAAGCCAGAACCTCGCCGGGATTCCATCAAGCGATATCGATCAGATTATCGCCTTGCTGCAGGCCATTCAAAACCCGGGCCAGGGTTCAACGGACACCGGCACGCGGCCGCTTGGCCAGGTGAATGGTGCCCTGGGCCAGACCATTGGAAATCTTCTTGACGGCAAGAAGAGCGCAATCGGCATCCTCGGCGCCGCCGCTACAAGCATTCTTTCGAGTGCGGCGCCTGGATCGACACTGGGAACCGTGGCCGCTTCCATTCCTGCCTTGGCAGGGTCAAGCAGCACATTGCTGCCCCTCTTCCTTGCCATGGCGGCCTGGGGTGCTCTTGGCAAAGGGGAGAAATGGTTGCAGCCCGCCCCGACGTCACCACGGGCCAAATAG
- a CDS encoding patatin-like phospholipase family protein yields MPLTFDEIFREELDVVNFRRKAIRSGKVAQRRSQAAGAPARHFLVERADAAIDNIRSDLSRGTVRTRKNSNLTGIALSGGGERSACYCLGVLQALESLSPPGHPRPLDAVDYLSTVSGGGYIGTSVVVGMMQEDHSFPFESRLDEEETPETQHLRDFSNFLVPAGARDYLVSISLVMRGLLVNALIVLPALLLLAAITVAVNPTVTELETPDLLGYAVDKMHMLNDSLKYFTLTVVLGALAALLMFGSAIYTSLTYHTGTLRSREILGRALGVLIALVFASAVIDLQPLVLSGMISSAGKAANQQLIDPKGPFHDYFEAFANILPALATALIPTIAVLVSVAQKLAKIAEASLGSTWGAVLKKNTSRIFLYLAAVIVPFMLWVAYIYLSYWATRGETGWCGVKTPNWLMTVTFCGSGWQPEALQRFGPIGTTYLGVALLLGLICLLIGPNSNSLHRLYRDRLSRAFLMQRKTINQQPSEDVDTWKFSSLKQFDEKTDETTRETTKVWKEGAAFSPYLLSNAAINLEGSKELNKRGRNADNFIFSPLHVGSQSTGYVKSTEIEDAVKDLTWPPQWRRRAPQRRRIWAETPSGF; encoded by the coding sequence GTGCCGCTGACCTTTGATGAGATCTTTCGCGAAGAACTGGACGTCGTCAATTTTCGTCGCAAGGCCATACGCAGCGGCAAGGTGGCCCAACGAAGATCGCAGGCCGCCGGCGCGCCCGCTCGCCATTTTCTTGTCGAACGCGCAGATGCGGCGATCGACAACATAAGGTCCGATCTGAGCCGTGGCACGGTCAGGACGAGAAAAAACAGCAACCTTACCGGGATAGCCCTGTCGGGCGGCGGCGAGCGCTCCGCCTGCTACTGCCTCGGCGTGCTGCAGGCCCTGGAGTCCCTGTCACCGCCGGGCCATCCGCGCCCGCTTGACGCCGTCGACTACCTCTCGACCGTATCGGGAGGCGGCTATATCGGCACGTCCGTCGTCGTCGGGATGATGCAGGAGGACCACTCATTCCCGTTCGAAAGCCGGCTCGATGAAGAAGAGACGCCGGAAACGCAGCATTTGCGGGATTTCTCCAACTTTCTGGTTCCGGCAGGCGCCCGGGACTATCTGGTCAGCATTTCACTCGTGATGAGGGGCCTGCTGGTCAATGCCCTGATCGTCCTGCCGGCTCTCCTGTTGCTTGCCGCCATCACCGTCGCGGTCAATCCAACCGTTACCGAGCTGGAGACTCCGGATCTCCTCGGCTATGCCGTCGATAAAATGCATATGCTCAACGACAGCCTGAAATACTTTACGCTCACCGTTGTCCTGGGTGCTCTGGCGGCATTGCTGATGTTCGGCAGCGCGATCTACACATCGCTGACCTATCATACGGGCACATTGAGGAGCCGGGAAATTCTTGGCCGGGCGCTTGGCGTGCTGATCGCTTTGGTGTTCGCCTCGGCGGTCATCGACCTCCAGCCGCTGGTGCTTTCAGGCATGATTTCCAGCGCCGGCAAAGCCGCGAACCAACAGCTGATCGATCCGAAAGGACCATTCCATGACTACTTTGAGGCGTTCGCAAATATCCTGCCGGCGCTTGCGACAGCACTGATCCCAACGATCGCCGTTCTCGTATCCGTGGCACAGAAGCTGGCCAAGATCGCCGAGGCTTCGCTCGGTTCGACCTGGGGAGCCGTGCTGAAGAAAAACACCAGTCGCATTTTCCTCTATCTCGCCGCTGTCATCGTACCGTTCATGTTGTGGGTTGCGTATATTTATCTGAGCTACTGGGCGACTCGCGGTGAAACCGGTTGGTGCGGAGTGAAAACCCCGAACTGGTTGATGACGGTCACCTTTTGCGGATCGGGCTGGCAACCGGAGGCATTGCAGCGATTTGGCCCCATCGGCACGACATATCTGGGCGTCGCTCTGCTTCTCGGACTTATCTGCCTGCTGATCGGCCCGAATTCGAACTCTCTCCACAGGCTCTATCGAGACCGTCTCAGCCGCGCCTTTCTCATGCAAAGAAAGACGATAAACCAACAGCCGTCGGAGGATGTCGACACGTGGAAATTCTCATCGTTGAAGCAATTCGATGAGAAAACCGATGAGACAACCAGGGAGACAACAAAGGTCTGGAAGGAGGGGGCTGCGTTCTCGCCCTATCTTCTGTCGAATGCCGCAATAAATCTCGAAGGTTCAAAGGAGCTGAACAAGCGCGGGCGCAACGCCGACAATTTCATTTTCAGCCCGCTCCATGTCGGCAGCCAATCGACCGGCTATGTCAAATCCACCGAGATCGAGGACGCGGTGAAGGACCTCACCTGGCCACCGCAATGGCGACGTCGGGCGCCGCAGCGTCGGCGAATATGGGCCGAAACACCGTCAGGATTCTGA
- a CDS encoding LacI family DNA-binding transcriptional regulator, which translates to MAHRQDQQRRASIHDVASRAGVSAATVSKVMAGVTTVKPENAQRVLDAIEQLGYRVDPLASDMRRAKRRIIGAIMPEFESEFFGQMVTQLESLAEQRGYTLVAASSRESEARETEILARMHDWRVAGVVLAPVRNEHGPAADFMKANGMTGVLIDRVLSDDAFDTVSADSAAASAEVARELIGKGHRHILVVGLGEQAATVRARLDGFRTTALKLAPDVRIDVVLAETDVEPLRAQLRDYFDRVEGKGAKGGQRPTAVYSLFLKGTLVALSEFRRRGWHCPNDISLVGFDDAEWMQVTWPAIAAVVQPVRQIAGHAMEALFARIEGGEGPPRARLEPCQVLMRESVGSPGNGPHSGGGNRQ; encoded by the coding sequence ATGGCGCATAGGCAGGACCAGCAGCGGCGTGCGTCGATCCATGACGTGGCAAGCCGCGCCGGCGTGTCGGCCGCCACCGTCTCCAAGGTCATGGCCGGCGTCACCACGGTAAAGCCCGAAAATGCCCAGCGCGTGCTCGATGCCATTGAGCAACTGGGCTACCGCGTCGATCCGCTGGCCTCCGACATGCGAAGGGCCAAGCGCCGCATCATCGGCGCCATCATGCCGGAATTCGAAAGCGAATTCTTTGGCCAGATGGTCACCCAGCTCGAAAGCCTGGCCGAGCAGCGCGGCTACACGCTGGTAGCGGCGTCGAGCCGTGAATCGGAAGCGCGCGAAACGGAGATCCTGGCCCGCATGCATGACTGGCGGGTTGCCGGCGTCGTGCTGGCGCCAGTGCGCAACGAGCATGGCCCGGCGGCCGACTTCATGAAAGCCAATGGCATGACCGGCGTGCTGATCGACCGCGTTCTGTCGGACGACGCCTTCGACACCGTGTCGGCCGACAGTGCCGCCGCCAGCGCCGAGGTGGCGCGCGAATTGATTGGCAAGGGCCATCGCCACATACTGGTCGTTGGCCTCGGCGAGCAGGCGGCCACCGTGCGCGCCCGCCTCGACGGATTTCGTACCACGGCGCTGAAACTGGCGCCGGACGTGCGCATCGATGTCGTGCTGGCCGAAACCGATGTCGAGCCGCTGCGGGCGCAGCTGCGCGACTATTTTGACAGGGTTGAAGGCAAGGGCGCCAAAGGGGGGCAGCGCCCAACGGCGGTCTATTCGCTGTTCCTCAAGGGCACGCTGGTGGCGCTGTCGGAATTCCGCCGCCGCGGTTGGCATTGCCCCAACGATATCTCGCTGGTCGGCTTCGACGATGCCGAATGGATGCAGGTGACATGGCCGGCCATCGCCGCTGTGGTGCAGCCGGTGCGCCAGATCGCCGGCCACGCCATGGAGGCCCTGTTTGCCAGGATTGAAGGTGGGGAGGGGCCGCCGAGAGCGCGGCTCGAGCCTTGCCAGGTTTTGATGCGGGAATCCGTTGGCTCGCCAGGCAACGGCCCGCATTCCGGGGGAGGAAACCGACAATAG